The Pieris rapae chromosome 16, ilPieRapa1.1, whole genome shotgun sequence genome includes a region encoding these proteins:
- the LOC110996834 gene encoding uncharacterized protein LOC110996834 has product MPRKPCYWTRRLELQLVEFVRQKEFIWKPIGNTNHHIQQKYKAYAEFASILGPGFTARSVRDRWVNIRSTFNHNLRKVVKSQETAKCPEEVYTPCWPLWKPLQFLKDPSKSEDSFYEEYSAIENSLKPEPDLTETLISIRQRGQHIDRPKKKTKKKFKQCKDLLDNLLIAMAPLNTSSEGSSYWFFGRHVTERLNAMRSIDATCAGQEILKLLEANGSSQINSLES; this is encoded by the exons ATGCCCAGGAAGCCGTGCTATTGGACACGCAGACTTGAATTACAGTTGGTTGAATTCGTCCGCCAAAAAGAATTTATATGGAAACCTATCGGTAACACAAATCACCATATTCAACAGAAATATAAAGCCTATGCTGAATTCGCTTCAATTCTAGGGCCTGGGTTTACAG CTAGATCTGTAAGGGATCGTTGGGTGAACATCAGAAGCACTTTCAATCACAATCTACGAAAAGTTGTAAAGTCTCAGGAAACAGCTAAATGTCCCGAAGAAGTGTACACTCCTTGCTGGCCATTATGGAAGCCCCTTCAATTTCTTAAAGACCCTTCTAAAAGTGAAGACAGCTTTTATGag GAATATTCTGCCATTGAAAACAGCTTAAAACCAGAACCAGATTTGACTGAAACATTAATTAGTATACGCCAAAGAGGACAACATATAGATAGACccaaaaagaaaactaaaaagaaatttaaacaatgtaaAGACCTACTGGACAACTTATTAATAGCTATGGCTCCACTAAACACGTCATCAGAGGGCTCTAGTTATTGGTTTTTTGGGCGTCATGTCACAGAGCGTTTGAATGCTATGAGATCAATTGACGCCACATGTGCAGGGCAAGAGATCTTAAAACTCTTAGAAGCAAATGGAAGTAGCCAAATTAATTCATTGGAAAGCTGA
- the LOC110996835 gene encoding uncharacterized protein LOC110996835 gives MLVIMVLYFLRIASCGGSEVLGLETGIMKMNKNNQETKLKENLEKEPDWSYNPIPKEVSRHVQEFKRNMSECLKEVQRNDRREIKRLSPKMESPVHGECLIACVLKRNGVIENGKVVKDNLIGLITKFYAKEDKLIKKLERNIDRCINTSIKSKDECLLASHLNQCTNDIMANNKHMISV, from the exons ATGCTTGTAATtatggttttatattttttacggaTCGCAAGTTGTGGTGGTTCGGAAGTATTAGGCTTGGAAACGGGAATtatgaaaatgaataaaaataaccagGAAACAAAATTGAAAGAGAACCTGG AGAAAGAACCAGATTGGTCCTACAATCCTATACCAAAGGAAGTCTCGAGACACGTCCAAGAATTCAAACGCAACATGTCTGAATGTTTAAAAGAGGTACAGAGAAATGATAGGAGAGAGATCAAGAGATTGTCGCCTAAGATGGAGTCACCAGTACATGGCGAGTGCCTTATCGCGTGCGTACTTAAACGAAATGGTGTTATTGAGAACGGGAAAGTtgtaaaag ATAACCTTATTGGCTTAATCACCAAGTTTTATGCAAAGGaggataaattaataaagaagttGGAAAGGAATATCGATAGGTGCATAAATACAAGTATCAAAAGTAAGGATGAATGTTTGCTTGCATCCCATCTGAATCAATGTACCAATGACATAATGGCAAACAACAAACATATGATatctgtttaa
- the LOC110996837 gene encoding myotubularin-related protein 8 isoform X1, with the protein MAFSLTPINMLGELGRFANWLKGDCVAAEEFEGLSVTEKLENVQLLDKYNLRNPSKGTLYFATTHLIFVDHEMRKETWILLPHISTVERLPITTTGSPLLVRTKTFQSVFFVIPRERDCHEMHQTLMRLSQPVNVEELYCFNYKSTPEDLPKSAGWNFFDIQTEYQRMNVPNENWVLCNANKDYELCDTYPNAIYVPARASSTVLLGSASFRSRGRLAVLAYLHHNNAAITRCSQPLSGFSARCMEDEQMLDLIRRANPNCGYMYVVDTRPRINAMVNRAAGKGYENEAFYENIKFHFMGIGNIHVMRKSLQKVVETCEQNTPTMSSFLSGLESSGWLKHIKSILDTSWWIASAIDSGVSVCVHCSDGWDRTAQVCSLAAVCLEPHYRTINGYQALIEKDWLSFGHKFTSRCSHVAGDPRERSPVFTQLLDCTWQLLRQIPEAFQFNERFLITLHDHAHACQYGTFVGNCEKDRRDLRLSERTFSLWGYMASHLNEYKNPLYSPKAHPDILKPDLSAQSIRFWSGMYCRHESGVHPRESLPDLLPAAVEHSAALHQHIDYLAKRITTFKKLLSSKKDKSETSVNYQNGNLETVEIETRTAGMHIDNKFIYESGANLSELECANDDHPLKETKPQKPTNIPLITEKTGDMIPPSLSALEAEINSVALDWKSIKNVTECSCSTPLDHFSRKHHCWGCGGCVCTRCVSRAPLPALAAPAPAPLCAACAPPTPHAYINHHEPKK; encoded by the exons TTGGAGAATGTACAGCTGTTGGATAAATACAACCTTCGGAATCCATCAAAAGGCACATTGTACTTTGCAACAACACACCTCATCTTTGTGGACCATGAGATGAGAAAGGAAACATGG ATTCTTCTCCCGCACATATCGACAGTGGAGCGATTACCAATTACAACCACTGGGTCACCACTACTCGTGCGGACCAAGACGTTTCAGTCAGTCTTCTTTGTCATACCTCGCGAACGTGACTGCCATGAGATGCATCAGACGCTGATGCGGTTAAGTCAGCCTG TGAACGTAGAAGAATTGTACTGTTTTAACTACAAATCGACTCCGGAAGACTTACCCAAGTCAGCGGGATGGAATTTCTTCGATATACAAACGGAATACCAAAGAATGAATGTTCCTAATGAGAATTGGGTGCTGTGCAATGCTAATAAAGACTACGAG ctCTGTGATACGTACCCTAATGCTATATATGTACCTGCGCGGGCGTCGAGCACAGTACTATTGGGCAGTGCGAGCTTTAGATCTCGCGGTCGGTTGGCAGTACTGGCTTATTTACACCACAATAATGCTGCTATTACCAGGTGCAGCCAGCCGCTTAGTGGGTTTTCAGCTAG atgtATGGAAGATGAACAAATGTTAGATTTGATACGGCGAGCGAATCCAAACTGTGGATATATGTATGTAGTGGATACGCGACCTAGG ataAATGCGATGGTGAATCGGGCGGCCGGCAAGGGGTATGAAAACGAAgcgttttatgaaaatatcaaatttcaCTTTATGGGAATCGGAAATATACACGTGATGCGCAAGAGTTTACAGAAAGTTGTtgaaa CTTGTGAACAAAATACACCAACGATGTCGTCATTTTTAAGTGGACTGGAGTCTTCTGGGTGGCTCAAACATATCAA gtCGATTCTAGACACGTCTTGGTGGATAGCGAGCGCGATAGATAGCGGTGTGAGTGTGTGCGTGCACTGTAGCGACGGGTGGGACCGCACTGCGCAAGTGTGCTCGTTGGCCGCTGTTTGCCTCGAACCACACTATCGGACTATTAATGGGTACCAG GCATTAATAGAGAAGGACTGGTTATCCTTCGGTCACAAGTTCACATCCCGGTGTAGTCACGTGGCGGGAGACCCGAGGGAACGATCACCGGTGTTCACGCAATTGCTGGATTGTACGTGGCAGCTATTGCGACAAATTCCTGag gcTTTCCAATTCAACGAACGGTTTTTAATTACCTTACATGATCATGCGCACGCTTGTCAATATGGAACCTTTGTTGGGAACTGTGAAAAGGATAGGAGAGATCTAAG attATCAGAGCGCACCTTCTCGTTATGGGGTTACATGGCGAGTCACCTCAATGAGTACAAGAATCCTTTGTACAGTCCCAAGGCCCATCCGGATATTTTGAAACCCGATCTGTCTGCCCAAAGTATTag GTTCTGGAGTGGTATGTACTGCCGTCATGAGAGCGGTGTTCACCCACGGGAGTCCCTTCCCGATCTCTTACCTGCTGCTGTAGAGCATTCGGCCGCCCTTCACCAGCATATAGACTATTTAGCTAAG CGAATAACGACATTTAAAAAGCTGCTATCAAGTAAGAAAGACAAGAGCGAGACGtcggtaaattatcaaaatggcAATTTGGAAACTGTCGAGATCGAAACAAGGACGGCTGGAATGCATATTGATaacaa attcaTATACGAGTCAGGCGCGAATCTGTCAGAATTGGAGTGCGCAAACGATGATCATCCTCTCAAAGAGACCAAACCCCAGAAACCCACCAACATCCCACTCATAACTGAA aagaCAGGTGACATGATCCCACCAAGTTTGTCAGCGTTGGAGGCTGAAATAAATTCAGTTGCATTAGACTGGAAGAGTATTAAAAATGTCACCGAATGCAGTTGCTCTACCCCTTTGGACCATTTTAGTAGGAAG CACCACTGTTGGGGCTGCGGCGGGTGCGTGTGTACTCGATGCGTGTCGCGTGCCCCTTTGCCTGCCCTCGCTGCCCCTGCCCCTGCGCCTCTCTGCGCGGCTTGTGCCCCTCCAACGCCGCACGCCT acaTAAATCACCATGAGCCCAAAAAGTGA
- the LOC110996837 gene encoding myotubularin-related protein 8 isoform X2, with protein MDIVQTPKLENVQLLDKYNLRNPSKGTLYFATTHLIFVDHEMRKETWILLPHISTVERLPITTTGSPLLVRTKTFQSVFFVIPRERDCHEMHQTLMRLSQPVNVEELYCFNYKSTPEDLPKSAGWNFFDIQTEYQRMNVPNENWVLCNANKDYELCDTYPNAIYVPARASSTVLLGSASFRSRGRLAVLAYLHHNNAAITRCSQPLSGFSARCMEDEQMLDLIRRANPNCGYMYVVDTRPRINAMVNRAAGKGYENEAFYENIKFHFMGIGNIHVMRKSLQKVVETCEQNTPTMSSFLSGLESSGWLKHIKSILDTSWWIASAIDSGVSVCVHCSDGWDRTAQVCSLAAVCLEPHYRTINGYQALIEKDWLSFGHKFTSRCSHVAGDPRERSPVFTQLLDCTWQLLRQIPEAFQFNERFLITLHDHAHACQYGTFVGNCEKDRRDLRLSERTFSLWGYMASHLNEYKNPLYSPKAHPDILKPDLSAQSIRFWSGMYCRHESGVHPRESLPDLLPAAVEHSAALHQHIDYLAKRITTFKKLLSSKKDKSETSVNYQNGNLETVEIETRTAGMHIDNKFIYESGANLSELECANDDHPLKETKPQKPTNIPLITEKTGDMIPPSLSALEAEINSVALDWKSIKNVTECSCSTPLDHFSRKHHCWGCGGCVCTRCVSRAPLPALAAPAPAPLCAACAPPTPHAYINHHEPKK; from the exons TTGGAGAATGTACAGCTGTTGGATAAATACAACCTTCGGAATCCATCAAAAGGCACATTGTACTTTGCAACAACACACCTCATCTTTGTGGACCATGAGATGAGAAAGGAAACATGG ATTCTTCTCCCGCACATATCGACAGTGGAGCGATTACCAATTACAACCACTGGGTCACCACTACTCGTGCGGACCAAGACGTTTCAGTCAGTCTTCTTTGTCATACCTCGCGAACGTGACTGCCATGAGATGCATCAGACGCTGATGCGGTTAAGTCAGCCTG TGAACGTAGAAGAATTGTACTGTTTTAACTACAAATCGACTCCGGAAGACTTACCCAAGTCAGCGGGATGGAATTTCTTCGATATACAAACGGAATACCAAAGAATGAATGTTCCTAATGAGAATTGGGTGCTGTGCAATGCTAATAAAGACTACGAG ctCTGTGATACGTACCCTAATGCTATATATGTACCTGCGCGGGCGTCGAGCACAGTACTATTGGGCAGTGCGAGCTTTAGATCTCGCGGTCGGTTGGCAGTACTGGCTTATTTACACCACAATAATGCTGCTATTACCAGGTGCAGCCAGCCGCTTAGTGGGTTTTCAGCTAG atgtATGGAAGATGAACAAATGTTAGATTTGATACGGCGAGCGAATCCAAACTGTGGATATATGTATGTAGTGGATACGCGACCTAGG ataAATGCGATGGTGAATCGGGCGGCCGGCAAGGGGTATGAAAACGAAgcgttttatgaaaatatcaaatttcaCTTTATGGGAATCGGAAATATACACGTGATGCGCAAGAGTTTACAGAAAGTTGTtgaaa CTTGTGAACAAAATACACCAACGATGTCGTCATTTTTAAGTGGACTGGAGTCTTCTGGGTGGCTCAAACATATCAA gtCGATTCTAGACACGTCTTGGTGGATAGCGAGCGCGATAGATAGCGGTGTGAGTGTGTGCGTGCACTGTAGCGACGGGTGGGACCGCACTGCGCAAGTGTGCTCGTTGGCCGCTGTTTGCCTCGAACCACACTATCGGACTATTAATGGGTACCAG GCATTAATAGAGAAGGACTGGTTATCCTTCGGTCACAAGTTCACATCCCGGTGTAGTCACGTGGCGGGAGACCCGAGGGAACGATCACCGGTGTTCACGCAATTGCTGGATTGTACGTGGCAGCTATTGCGACAAATTCCTGag gcTTTCCAATTCAACGAACGGTTTTTAATTACCTTACATGATCATGCGCACGCTTGTCAATATGGAACCTTTGTTGGGAACTGTGAAAAGGATAGGAGAGATCTAAG attATCAGAGCGCACCTTCTCGTTATGGGGTTACATGGCGAGTCACCTCAATGAGTACAAGAATCCTTTGTACAGTCCCAAGGCCCATCCGGATATTTTGAAACCCGATCTGTCTGCCCAAAGTATTag GTTCTGGAGTGGTATGTACTGCCGTCATGAGAGCGGTGTTCACCCACGGGAGTCCCTTCCCGATCTCTTACCTGCTGCTGTAGAGCATTCGGCCGCCCTTCACCAGCATATAGACTATTTAGCTAAG CGAATAACGACATTTAAAAAGCTGCTATCAAGTAAGAAAGACAAGAGCGAGACGtcggtaaattatcaaaatggcAATTTGGAAACTGTCGAGATCGAAACAAGGACGGCTGGAATGCATATTGATaacaa attcaTATACGAGTCAGGCGCGAATCTGTCAGAATTGGAGTGCGCAAACGATGATCATCCTCTCAAAGAGACCAAACCCCAGAAACCCACCAACATCCCACTCATAACTGAA aagaCAGGTGACATGATCCCACCAAGTTTGTCAGCGTTGGAGGCTGAAATAAATTCAGTTGCATTAGACTGGAAGAGTATTAAAAATGTCACCGAATGCAGTTGCTCTACCCCTTTGGACCATTTTAGTAGGAAG CACCACTGTTGGGGCTGCGGCGGGTGCGTGTGTACTCGATGCGTGTCGCGTGCCCCTTTGCCTGCCCTCGCTGCCCCTGCCCCTGCGCCTCTCTGCGCGGCTTGTGCCCCTCCAACGCCGCACGCCT acaTAAATCACCATGAGCCCAAAAAGTGA